Within the Sulfitobacter sp. JL08 genome, the region AGTTGGCAGATGGCGAAACGGTGGTATTCGGTTAGCGTGCTCTCGAATTTCGAGAAAAAGATCGCCGAACAAATCCGGACCTCGGTCGCTGAACAGCACCTTGAGGACGATATCGAAGAAGTGCTGGTGCCAACCGAAGAGGTGATCGAGGTGCGGCGCGGCAAGAAGGTGACGACAGAGCGCCGCTTTATGCCCGGCTATGTGCTGGTGCGCATGGAGATGTCGGATCAGGGCTATCACCTGATCAACTCTATCAACCGCGTCACAGGGTTTCTGGGGCCGCAGGGGCGCCCGATGCCGATGCGCGATGCCGAAGTAAATGCGATCCTGAACCGTGTTCAGGAGGGCGAGGATGCCCCAAGAACGCTGATCCATTTCGAGGTCGGCGAAAAGGTAAAGGTCAACGATGGTCCGTTCGAGGATTTCGACGGTACTGTGGAAGAAGTTGATGACGACAATCAGCGGCTCAA harbors:
- the nusG gene encoding transcription termination/antitermination protein NusG; the encoded protein is MAKRWYSVSVLSNFEKKIAEQIRTSVAEQHLEDDIEEVLVPTEEVIEVRRGKKVTTERRFMPGYVLVRMEMSDQGYHLINSINRVTGFLGPQGRPMPMRDAEVNAILNRVQEGEDAPRTLIHFEVGEKVKVNDGPFEDFDGTVEEVDDDNQRLKVSVSIFGRETPVELEFTQVTKQS